TGCCTTTTTCATAATTGTAAAGTTTATATATGTTATTGATCTGTTACTACGTCGTGATATGGGAGTTACAATCGCGTAATATGGAGTTTTACAATCGTGGTAGGCAGTCAATGCGTAGGCTAAGCGGTGGGAAGCAACGTATTTTTACTTGAGGAACACCGGTTGGTGTTGTTTGTTACGTTTCGTAATGCAAACATACAACGGGTTAACTTCACCCTGAAATCAACATAAGGCTGTTTTTAGGATGGGTAAGGTCATAATGAAAATACAAAACCCGCTATGGTAGCGGGTTTTGGTGCAAAAAGGTCATGATGCCCAAACGTTATTCACGTGATTTATGGCTTATTTCTTCTGGATTTTTATTTTCCTGTTTCGGGCACTTATTACATACATACCCGGCTGTAAATGAGCCACATCAAGTTGTATCATATTATTTTTCGCGGGGGCCGACAAAAACAACAGTTTTCCACAAAGGTCTGTCAGCACTACCCGTTCACCGGCAATAACACCCGCTACCTGTACAACAGTTGAAGCGGGATTGGGATAACACTTTAAAAATAGGTTATCAATATATTCATAGGGCAATATGGTTGAATACCGTACCTCTCCCGAAGTGTAGGAGGCTTTTAACCGGTAATACGATTGACCGGATAATGGTTGCGCATCCAGAAAGGTGAACAGCGATGTGTTACTATTCTGTTGTGGTACGCCTTGTAGCGGTAACCACTTCATACTATTTACTGATCGTTCAACAGTATACGTAACTGCTGCATCTGCCGTGTTCATCTTCCAGGAAAGGGCAGCCGAATTATTGGCGCCATTGGCCACCTGAAATTGTAAAGTCTGCTGCGATAATACAGCTACTAAATAAGAAACGGTTATACTGATATAATTGATCCTGGCGGCAGGGAACAGGGCTGCAGTGCCATGAATTTTTGCTGAGATGGAAAAGCCAAAGTTGCTATTGTTGACATCTGCCGGCGACCAGCTGCTGCCCCATAGGTCGCTATTACTTCCATACGATGCATTGCCATCTGTGAGGAGGGGCCATTCCACTCCTGTAGCCGCTTCGTTGGTACCGGTGAGCACGCCATTTTTCATTAGGCGCACATCGATATCTTTTACGCTCGAAGTATGAAATATCAGGTCCACATTGGTAGCGCTTCTTACCACCGTTGCCTGGATGCCACAAATGGAAGCTGCTGCAGGAATATTAAACCCAAAACCTTTTACCTGCAGGTAATCTGTTGTTTCGTCTCCAAACAACTGAAGAAGGGATCCGGCAATGCTACGGTTGCCATCACTGATAAATGCGTTCGACGGGTTGTTGAAAGAATAAATGCTTGCGCCTGTTGATACGCTCGCTGAAGACGTAGGGCTGGCAGCAGTGTCAACACACTGAGCCCTTAATAGAGAGGTATTGATAGATGCATAGCAAAATAAGAGCATGGCAATCTTGTTGCCGCGGATAGCGGGTACTGGAATCATGGTAAATGGATTAAATTAGTGTAGGTGTTATAACGCTAATATTATCCGCAGGAATCCGTACGGGTTAATGCAAGTATGCTAATTAAGTAATATGTATATTTGTTTATAAGTGTTACGCCTTATTCATGTATAAGTTACATTGTGTAGTTTGGGCTGGTTTAAATGCCTAAAACAGTCTTCAGCCTGGCATAGCCGTTTTTGCTAACCGGTACCTGGGCGCCGGTTTTTAACTGGGCCAGATAGCTTTCTTTTTCATACGGATCGATTCGGGTAACCAACTGCACATTAACCATATAAGAGCGGTGGGTGCGTACAAACTGATCGGGGTTCAATACTTTTTCAAAGTGCCCCATGGTTTTATTTTTCAGAAAAGCGCCTTCTTTGGTATGGATCTTTACATAATCATCCGCAGCTTCCAGGTAATGCACTTCATCAATAGGGATGATCTTTATTTTATTGCCGGTTTTAACCACAATGCGCTGGTTTTGTTGAGGGCCCTGCGCTGCGGTATCCAGCAGGTCGCGGGTATTGTTGGAAGCAACAGCAGTATCGCGTTTTGTTAAGCGCTCGATGGCTTTATCAAAACGTTCCTGGCTAAAAGGCTTTAACAAATAATCTACGGCGTGGCTTTCAAACGCCTTGATCGCATATTCATCAAAGGCAGTGGTGAAGATCACGGCCGGTGGTTGTTCAACCAGTTCCAGCATTTCAAACCCGTTGATCTTTGGCATTTGAATATCCAGGAAAATCACATCGGGTTGGTGTTGCATGATCGCCTTCATGCCTTCAAAGCCATCGTTACATTCCTGCATTACCGTAATGGAAGGGTGGTTTTGCAGGTATTCTTTTACTACCATCCGGGCCAGAGGCTCATCATCTACAATAATGGCTTTTTTCATCTATATGCTTTTTCTATTATTAATACTAAGTTCGTGAACGGTTAGGAAGGCTGCGGGATTTTTATAACAGTGGTAAACTGGTTATCGGTATGGCGGGTATTCAGCAGATCATTCCGCGCAAATAATAAATACAATCTTCGTTGAACCGAACTTAATCCAAAACCTGTTCCCTGTTTGGGCGATGAGGTTTCCGGATCAAACGGGTTTTGAATAGTGATCACCAGATAATTGTTTTCCACCGTGGCTGCAATGCTGATGGTTACGGTATCGGTAGTATCGTATAAGCCAAACTTGATGGCATTTTCAACCAGGGGTTGTAACAGCATACTGGGCAATTGCAGTTTGTCGCAGGTTTCACTGAGAACGGTAGTGTTTAACCGGTGACCGAAGCGCACTTTTTCAATATCGAGATACAGTTGTAAATGTTGTAATTCATCTTCCAGGCTTATCCACTGGTTATCTTCTTTTTTCAGGGTGCCACGTAAAAAATCTGACAACTGTTGTATCATTTTACGCGCCTGGGCCGGTTGAATGGTTATCAGGGCGCTGATTGAATTCAGGCTGTTGAATAAAAAATGGGGTTGTAACTGTTGACGCAGTTTATACAACTCCGCCTCACGGGTCATTTTCTCCGCATCGGTTTTCCGGTGCTCACTGTCTTTTTGTTCTTCCAGGGTATAGAACAATTCACTGATCAGGGCTACACATAAGGTGATGAGTAAGGCAATGTCAAACCGGATAGACATAAACCGGTCGAGGAATTGCAGGTACGCGGTTTCAGCCGGATAAATGTTTTGCATGGCGTATTTCACCATCGCACTCCACAACCAGGCCTTTACTGCACAAACGATGATGAGATAAATATACTTTCCCTTTTTTGGCCGGTAATACTTAAGGTTATTAATAACAAGAACGGTGATCGCTGCCAGCAACAAATTGCTCACCAGGCTGTCCATAGCAGCTATCTTTCCGGGCAGGCCCCAGTCCTGCAGGATCTTAACCTGCATCAGCGACCAGGCAAGCCAGGCTCCTACGAAAATGATCTTGTTCTTGAATGTACCAAGTGGTGATAGTGCCAAGGTGAAAACGTTTCAGGTTACAAGTTACAGGTTTCAGGTTTTTGTATTCGCGTTCAGCGTTCGGCGTTATAATAACTGTAAATACTTATGCGTACTGGCGGCTTTAATATGAGCGGCCTTTTTATTTACCAGCTCAATATACGAACCGGCATTATCGGTTTCCTGTATCCGTGAATATAATTCTGCCCCGTCAATAAGCGCAGATATTTTATATAACTCACATACATTCACAAACTGCCAGGTTACCAGTTTTTGTTGTTGGTTCAGGAACATTTCCTGTTCCTGTTCACCGATTGCTTTCGCTTTATCAAAGGCTTCGTTTTCATCAGCGGCCTGTACCAGTCGCAACTGTTCGTCAAATTGTGCGGTGTGTTCACCATCGCCGCAAACAATCCGGTATACTATTTTTGCCAGGAACCAGTTCATATCATAGATTTTTAATGGTTGGGAGAAATAAGATTATCAGTAACTTTTTATTTCAAGACCACCGAAGAAAGTAGTACCGTTTAAAATAAGCACTTTGTTCTCATCGTAATGGGCCTGTGGTGGTCGCTTGTCTTCGATGCCGCCAAAAATGGCGATCATTTCAGAGCGTATTTGCCAGTGGGGCGGAATGATAAGTTTGGCGCCACTGAAGATCTGGGTCATCTCTATGGATATGGTTCCATTGAAATCGGCCTGCGATAAATTTATTTCTACCCCGCCGAAGATGGACACCACATCGCCGCCCTTGAAGTTTTTTGAATACACCCGCTTTTTGATGTTGCCAAACACACACACAGCTTCTACCCAGTTATCGATGCCACCATTGGCGTTTGGGTTATTGGGCGTAACGATGTTTTCAGGGTTTGGGTTTTCTACAGTTGGGTCTGCCGGAATATCCTGTGGCTGTGGGGTATTTTGCCAACCCTGGTTATGGGCCCAGTTTTTCCATTCATTC
The Niastella koreensis GR20-10 genome window above contains:
- a CDS encoding T9SS type A sorting domain-containing protein, which gives rise to MIPVPAIRGNKIAMLLFCYASINTSLLRAQCVDTAASPTSSASVSTGASIYSFNNPSNAFISDGNRSIAGSLLQLFGDETTDYLQVKGFGFNIPAAASICGIQATVVRSATNVDLIFHTSSVKDIDVRLMKNGVLTGTNEAATGVEWPLLTDGNASYGSNSDLWGSSWSPADVNNSNFGFSISAKIHGTAALFPAARINYISITVSYLVAVLSQQTLQFQVANGANNSAALSWKMNTADAAVTYTVERSVNSMKWLPLQGVPQQNSNTSLFTFLDAQPLSGQSYYRLKASYTSGEVRYSTILPYEYIDNLFLKCYPNPASTVVQVAGVIAGERVVLTDLCGKLLFLSAPAKNNMIQLDVAHLQPGMYVISARNRKIKIQKK
- a CDS encoding LytR/AlgR family response regulator transcription factor, producing the protein MKKAIIVDDEPLARMVVKEYLQNHPSITVMQECNDGFEGMKAIMQHQPDVIFLDIQMPKINGFEMLELVEQPPAVIFTTAFDEYAIKAFESHAVDYLLKPFSQERFDKAIERLTKRDTAVASNNTRDLLDTAAQGPQQNQRIVVKTGNKIKIIPIDEVHYLEAADDYVKIHTKEGAFLKNKTMGHFEKVLNPDQFVRTHRSYMVNVQLVTRIDPYEKESYLAQLKTGAQVPVSKNGYARLKTVLGI
- a CDS encoding sensor histidine kinase, whose product is MALSPLGTFKNKIIFVGAWLAWSLMQVKILQDWGLPGKIAAMDSLVSNLLLAAITVLVINNLKYYRPKKGKYIYLIIVCAVKAWLWSAMVKYAMQNIYPAETAYLQFLDRFMSIRFDIALLITLCVALISELFYTLEEQKDSEHRKTDAEKMTREAELYKLRQQLQPHFLFNSLNSISALITIQPAQARKMIQQLSDFLRGTLKKEDNQWISLEDELQHLQLYLDIEKVRFGHRLNTTVLSETCDKLQLPSMLLQPLVENAIKFGLYDTTDTVTISIAATVENNYLVITIQNPFDPETSSPKQGTGFGLSSVQRRLYLLFARNDLLNTRHTDNQFTTVIKIPQPS
- a CDS encoding DUF4288 domain-containing protein translates to MNWFLAKIVYRIVCGDGEHTAQFDEQLRLVQAADENEAFDKAKAIGEQEQEMFLNQQQKLVTWQFVNVCELYKISALIDGAELYSRIQETDNAGSYIELVNKKAAHIKAASTHKYLQLL